The following is a genomic window from Acidisarcina sp..
GATGACGCATCGCTGCGAGCGTTGGTTCGCAGTTGCAATATATTCGCCAGAGTTCGGCCGGAACAAAAGCTGCGGCTGGTCAACGCACTCAAAGCAAATCAAGAAGTAGTAGCGATGACTGGGGACGGCGTAAATGATGCTCCCGCGATGAAGGCCGCACATATTGGCATCGCAATGGGCGCAAGAGGCTCCGATGTAGCCCGCGAGGCCGCAGCTCTGGTGCTAGCGGATGATGACTTTCCAGCTATCGTCGATGCGGTCCGGCTAGGAAGAATCATTTATGACAACCTCACAAAAGCGGTTCGCTATATCTTTGCGGTGCACGTCCCCATCGCCGGCATGGCAGTCCTTCCTGTGCTATTCAATTGGCCAATCTTGCTGATGCCGCTACACATCGTTTTCTTCGAACTCATCATTGACCCTGCATGCTCAATCGCCTTTGAAGCGGAACCGGGCGAACCCGGAATCATGCGCCGAAAGCCACGGCCCGAGCTGGCACGCCTCTATGACAAATCGACGATCGGGATAGGACTGCTGCAGGGGCTGGGACTTTTCCTTGCCGTGCTCGGCGCATTTGTTCTGTCAATGCGTTGGGGAAGCGGTCCCGAAGATGCACGCGCGATTGCATTCACCGCGCTCGTGGCTGGAAATCTGGCCCTGATCTGGGCGAACCGGTCTGCCCTCAGAACAGTTCTGGAGACGCTTGGCACGCGAAACGTAGCTCTATGGCTAGTCACACTGGGAACCGTCGCCACTCTGCTTCTCATCCTTTACGTACCGGGGCTGCGGGATGTCTTCGAGTTCTCGTTTTTGCACGCTCGCGATCTCCTCGTGGCCTTCGGGCTGGGGTTCGCGAGTATAGCCTGGTTTGAAGTGCTGAAGTTGATTCGTCGGCGGAAGGGCCTGCGGACACTGCAAAGTATTTGATTCCTGTGAACTTCCCTGGCCAAATGAGCCCGGGAGTTTTTTGATCTGCTCGATCTGTGATTCGCATCACAGACCATGAAGCATGCGAAGCTCACATTCAGAGTAGTGTGAGTCAATAGACTGATTCCCCGTTTGCTGACCAGACACGATTTCTGAAAGACTACTCAGCCCTATCTGCACCACGCACTACCCTTAGCGAAATCAGGAAGAGCATGAAAAGGAAATTTACGGATCGCAGTTCGAATCATCGTCACATCCTGGCCTGCACGGCAATTGCTCTGGTAGCAGGCCTGACCGCGTGTGGCGGCGGTAACAGCAGCACAACGACTTCGACCCCATCACCTACACCGTCAGCCAGCACAGTGGTCCAGCTAAATATGGGCGACGCGCCCGCGGACTGGATGCTCGCTTTTTCGATGAACATCAACTCTATGACGCTTACACGAAACAACGGAAGCGTCACTGCTGTTTCCTCCACGACGCCGATGGAAATGATGCATCTGATGGGCACCATGCAACCGCTTGCGATGATCTCCGCACCGCAGGGAAACTATACGGGAGCCACGATCAGCATCGGTTCGGCAAACATCACATATATGGATCCGGCAACGAAGCTCCCCGTACAGAAGACGATCCCCGGCCCCATCACCGGAATCATGAACTTCAACAGTCCGATCACTGTAGGGTCGACGCCAATGGCAATCGGGTTCGACCTGGATTTGGCCAATTCCGTCACCAGGGACGCCAGCGGCAACATGACCCTGAACCCGGTATTCCACGTCACGTCGGGAATGCAGGGCGTCGGCAATCCGCTTGATCCGGCCAATGGGGGCATTCAACAAATGATGGGAGCCGTATCGAGCGTCTCGGGAACTTCGTTCACCATGGCCTCAATGCAGGCCGCGCAGGCTCTTACGTTTCATACCAGCTCCACTACCACGTTCGACAACATAACAGGCATGAGCATGATGGCGAACGGAATGCTCGTAATTGTGGATGCTAGCCTTCAGCCGGATGGGTCGCTCATGGCAACTAGAGTGCAATCGATGATGAACTCCGGCGGCTTCATGGGCGGTGGCGTCATCACCACGATCAGTGGACAACCAGCAACTCAATTCACAATCGTCATGCAGAATGGGGCCGGCGCGGGCATGATGTCCTCATATTTTTCCCAGGAAGCAACGGTAAATTTAAGCGGAAGCACCGTCTATCAAATCAAGAATGTTGGCGTAAATCTGTCCAACCTTCCGTTTGCGCCGATCTTTGATGCAAATCACATTTATGCAGGCCAGAGTGTTATGCCAATCAGTGCCGGCGGGATGATGATGGGCGGAGGAACAGGCATGATGGGTGGCACATCGACTCTGGGCTCTATCACTGCCTCGGGCGTCGCTCTCCAGCCTCAGGGGTTTAGCGGCTCTACGTCGGCTTCCATTACCAGTGGTTCGACTGCCAGCTTCACGCTGACTCTCTCCCCCGATTCCGCTTTTACTACACTCACTGGCGCAACTGCGATCACGGTCTATCAGCTACCCGATACAACAATTTCGAGTACGTCGCCTATAGCGAGTGGGGCTACAGTTCGCGCTTTTGGACTGCTATTTCGCGACAATGGTCAGTGGAAGATGGCAGCCTTGAGAATCGGCACGAATTAACTCACTTGAATCATTCGCGCGCTCTTCTCGAAATCCGCCCGCGGACAACCTTGTTTACAACATTTTTGATGAGCACACACTCCTCAAGATCTCCTTCTAGAACCTCTGTAAATTGCCGAATGCATGGGGGCTATGAATCTCCGCCACTATTTCCGGTACACGGCGCCTGAGTGGCCGTTCTTCGCATCCAAGTGGACAATAGTATTTGAGTTTTGTTAATGTGGCGCGGAACTTTTGGGGCTTAGCTTTTCTGAGTTTTGCCGGGGCCAGGATCGAAATGACTTACCTGCTCGAGAGTAAACAGACCGGTGTTCTTCCTCACCTGGGGTAACCGGTCGTAGCTTTCGAGCAGAGGGACCCCAATTCGGAATAGAGCGCCATGATTCGCAGAATTGCAATCCCGGCATTCGTCATCCTTTTCATCGGGCTGCTGGGTTTCTGCGTCCTGGCATGGCGGCCAGCAATCGCCCCGATTGAGCGCCCGAATCCGGCTAGCTTCAGCGCTGCTTCTATCGCGAAAGGAGAGGCCCTCTCCGCCACCGGACATTGTGTATCGTGCCATATTCGACCGGGCGGACAACCCTTTGCCGGCGGGTATGGCGTGCACACCCCTTTTGGCATAATCTACGGCACAAATATAACTCCCGACCCGAATACCGGAATTGGCCTCTGGTCCCTGGCGGCTTTTACCCGCGCCATGCGCGAGGGCGTCGCGCGGGATGGATCGCATCTCTTCGCGGCATTCCCTT
Proteins encoded in this region:
- a CDS encoding DUF5666 domain-containing protein; translation: MKRKFTDRSSNHRHILACTAIALVAGLTACGGGNSSTTTSTPSPTPSASTVVQLNMGDAPADWMLAFSMNINSMTLTRNNGSVTAVSSTTPMEMMHLMGTMQPLAMISAPQGNYTGATISIGSANITYMDPATKLPVQKTIPGPITGIMNFNSPITVGSTPMAIGFDLDLANSVTRDASGNMTLNPVFHVTSGMQGVGNPLDPANGGIQQMMGAVSSVSGTSFTMASMQAAQALTFHTSSTTTFDNITGMSMMANGMLVIVDASLQPDGSLMATRVQSMMNSGGFMGGGVITTISGQPATQFTIVMQNGAGAGMMSSYFSQEATVNLSGSTVYQIKNVGVNLSNLPFAPIFDANHIYAGQSVMPISAGGMMMGGGTGMMGGTSTLGSITASGVALQPQGFSGSTSASITSGSTASFTLTLSPDSAFTTLTGATAITVYQLPDTTISSTSPIASGATVRAFGLLFRDNGQWKMAALRIGTN